gaaaatagAGCTGATGGGCCAATTAATTCAGGGAAAAATAGGCCTTTTTTTACTCAAAGTAAGCCCACCTCTTCGAAGAGAAACGAGCAAGAGTTTTCAGAGGAACAAGTAGCCGATCAAATAAGGAGGAAGCGTGGTGTTAAACcgattcaaaagaaaaaagtgGGGGGTGAATTTCCAATCAAAATGGCTCTCAATCGCTTCATCCAGCAACGTGGGAAGAAAATTTAGTCGAAAATGCAAGAGCGCAGAATAGGGAGTGGAAAAGGAACGTCGGTTTCTCCACCGCAAAGTGAGGCACTCAAAGAAGTTTTACCGGAAGAACCCCGCTTAGATCCAGCTATGGAGGAGGTGAGTTTGAACACTGATGTTCATTTTTTATCTGAGGGAAGAAAAATCTGGGATTTTGGGAAGGAAATCGGACTGTCTTGTGAACAGGAACACTCTGAAATTGTTAAGCAGTTAGATGGAGATAGAGAAAACGCTGGGGACAAGGAGAACAGAAATTTGGTTTCCTTATGAAGATGATTTCCTATAATATTAGAGGGCTGGGGAGTAAGATAAAAAAGAGAGAAGTTAGGGATCTTATCCAGAAAAAAGGAATCGAATGTTGTTTTATCCAAGAAACAAAATTGGGCAGGGTTAGTGATCTTAAATTGATTTGGGGATCAGATAATTTTGGATTTGCCTATCGTCAAGCTGAGGGAAGATCGGGTGGTATTCTTACCATGTGGAATGAGGCGAGTTTCTCCAGCTCCAGCCAATGGGACATTGATGGAGCTTTGATCATTAATGGCAGATGGAAGACAAACAACCTTGATTGTTGCCTGATTAACATCTATGCTCCTCAAAACAACAGAGATAAAGAGGAACTGTGGGATAAAATCAACCTACTGGTGGAGCAGAACATAGATTCATGTGTTTGTGTGGGAGGTGATTTCAATTCAATTCGCAACAACACAGAAAGGGTGGGAAGGGGAGTTCAGTTCCAATCAAGAGAGGTGCAAGCTTTTGATAACTTTGTTAGAAGTAGCAACCTGGTGGAGATTCGACTGCAAGGCAGACAgttcacgtggtatcaaccacAAGGCCAATGTAAAACAAAACTTGATAGATTCTTGGTGAATGATAAATGGTTTCTTTCATGGCCACAAACAAAGGCGAGGGGGCTCCAAAGGTCAGTTTCGGATCATTGCCCGATTCTCTTGGAAACAAAGGTGGTGGATTGGGGCCCGACACCCTTTCGTTTCTTCAATACTTGGGCGAATCACCCTGAATTTGAGCAGGTGGTTAAAGATTCCTGGGGAAGGGATGGTATTTCTGGGTGGGGTTGTTTTATTTTCAAGGAAAAATTGAAGAGACTTAAGGAAGATCTCAAGAAGTGGAATAAATCATCCTTTGGTCAGGTGGGCGAAAATATCTCAAAATTGAGGGATGAAATTCAGAAATGGGACACGATTGATGACATTTTGGGTTTGGAGGAGGATGAGATTCTCATGAGGAAAGAAGCAGAAACGAACCTGCACGTCCAACTGATCAATAAAGATAGCTTTCTCGCACAAAAAGCAAGAAATCGGTGGCTGAAGGAGGGTGATATCAACAGCAGTTTTTTTCACAAGGCAATAAGAGGAAGAAGACTAAAGAATGAGATTTCGGGTCTCAACGTGGAAGACTCTTGGGTGGAAGAACCAAGCGAGGTGAAAAGAATAGTTAGAACACATTTCCTTAATCAGTTTCGAAGTTGCAGCAGATTGGGCCTCAAAATCCCAGAAAATTTTGTGCAAAAGAAAATTACAAACGAACAGAAAGAGTGGCTGGAACTCCCTTTCACGGAAGAAGAGGTTAAAGAGGTTGTTTGGAACTGCGACAGTGGGAAGAGTCCCGGACCCGACggttttaattttctttttatgaaAAGGTGCTGGGAAATCATCAAGGAAGACCTGCTCAAAGTCTTAAAGGAGTTTCACGCTAATGGAAAGCTTGCAAGAGGTTGTAACACTGCCTTTGTGGTCTTAATACCGAAGAAAACTGCAGCGTCGGAGCTAAAAGACTACAGGCCCATTTCACTTATTAACAGCCTTTACAAGGTGTTGGCTAAAGTTCTTGCCCTTAGAATGAAAAAGGTAATGAATCTCATTATTTCAGAAAGACAGAGCGCTTTTGTTGAAGGCAGATGCATTCTTGATGGAGTTGTCACTTTAAACGAAATTGTTGCGAAGGCcaagaggaagaagaaaggtACTATACTTTTCAAAGCTGATTTTGCTAAAGCTTATGACACGGTGGATTGGCATTTCCTCGACAAAATGCTTGAAAAGATGAATTTCGGAGAAAAATGGAGAAATTGGATTGTCGGATGTCTCAATTCAGCAACAACCAATATTTTGGTTAATGGAAGTCCCTCGGGCGAGTTCAAGTTGGAAAGAGGCCTCAGACAAGGGGATCCCCTTTCTCCGCTTTTGTTTCTTATCGTGGCAGAAGGGCTGAACCTCTTAGTGGAACGAGCAGTCGACAAAGGACTTTTGGAGCCAATCAAAATTGGGAAGGAAGGGATTGAGGTGTCCCACTTACAATATGCGGATGACACTATGTTTGTTTCCTATGGGAAGAAGGAAAACGTGTGGGCAATCAAATGCATACTCAGATTGTTTGAACTTCTATCAGGATTGAAAGTTAACTTCGATAAAAGTTGTTTGGTGGGAGTTGGTCTAGAGGACTCCAAGTGCGAAGAGTTGGCTGCACTGCTCGGCTGCCGAGTGGATGAGCTCCCTGTTAAATATTTGGGAGTCAAGATAGGAGCAAGCTTGAGCAGAACACGAGATTGGCAAGAGTTGGGAAACAAGATCACAAAGAAGATTATTGGGTGGAACCACATGAAAATTTCCTTTGCAGGAAGGGTAACTTTACTTCGCTCGGTCCTTCTCTCTTTACCAATTTATCAACTGTCCTTTGCCAAGGCCCCTAAGGGGGTGCTGTCTGAAATTCGTTCCATTTGCTGCAAGTTTCTTTGGGGGGGAGGGACTGAGGTTAGGAAAATCCACTGGGTTAAGTGGGAGGAGTTGTGTAGAGATTTGAGCTCAGGAGGATTGGGAATAAAAAATCTTGAATGGTTTAACAATGCTCTCATTGCTAAATGGATTTGGCGGTTTCTTAATGAAAAAGACCTTCTGTGGGCTAGGGTGATCAGGGCAAGACAGGGGGAGATCGATTGGGATGGCGAGGGGTTTAGAGTTGCAGGGGATAGGGGTACGAGAACGGGATGGTGGAAAAAGGTGTTGAGTTTAAGTAGGGGGGAGAGTGGGCTGTGGTTGAGGGAGAATCTCGTGGTGAATGTCGGGGAGGGTGAATCGCTACTGTTTTGGCACCATTGTTGGGCAGTAGAGAAAAGATTGGTGGATAAGTTTCCAAGACTCTTTCATCTTAGTACCAAACAGGAAGGGTTCATCAAAGACTTGGGAGATTGGGTGGATAATGAATGGCTGTGGAAGCTCACCTGGAATCGAGAGCTGTCAGGAAGAGAGTTAGATCAGCTCAATAACCTTTTTTCTTCTATAAAAAATGTTCGTGTGGTTGCAGGCAAAAGAGATGGATGGAGCTGGAAAGCCGCAGATAATGGGATCTTCACCGTTAAATCGGCCTACAAAGTGATGAGCTCAGAAGctagatcagatcagatcagcaAAGAAAAGAATGAGTGGCAGCAGATTTGGAAAACTCCAGCTCCCTTCAATGCTATCACGACCGCTTGGAAGGTCTTAAAAGGGAGGCTAGCAACATGTGACAATCTCCAAAAAAGACAAGTGGCGATACCAATTACGGAGGCGATTTGTACACTTTGTAAGTCGACAGCTGAATCTATCGACCACTTATTTTTTGAATGTGCCAAAACTAAGGAAATTTGGAAGGCGATTTTGTCATGGATTGGACAGCAGGCAGCGCTTCACCATAAAGCTAAGGAACACCTTGTAGCTTTTTCCAACCTTGGAAATAAGAAGGATAAAACCTTCCTGTTGGGAGTGTGGATCTGTTGTATTTGGTGTGTGTGGAAAACAAGGAACGAGTGTAAATTTAGCCAAAGAATGTGGTGTAGAGAGAAAATGATTACCGAGATCAAATCCAGATTGTGGGGGTGGAGAATGGCATTCAAGCTGCCGACTTCGGTTAGTGAGTTTCGAAGTTGGATTGCCGTGGCCAGACTTTATGCTTAGGATGCTTCGCTTTTGATCTGCTTCTGAGGTTGTGAGCTTTCTGCTCTTTTGTTGTTTTGCTTTCTCTTTGGTTTTGAGTTCTCTACTCTTTTGttgttcttttctttatttggtTTCCCTTTGTTTCGTacggtacctctggtaccttgattttataataaaaaattttctttgcctgatcaaaaaaaaaaaagtatttaccttcttacttgtgttcaaactttcttaaactgaaaattgattaactgcaaagagaaacttaactgctgacaacgtgattaatctcacaggctatttcgaaacaaaagtttttcgctgcgtgtgttattagtctaactgatctatctctggatagtcagtaagatttataacatctctctgtttaacaaactcgactgaagctttacgtgtatcagttaaagtctctgacttaactgataactttttactgaagagtattcagtatcaatCGTCAATCTTGTTTTGATAAAACTCTTTTAACTAAAAGGTACCTTGTTTTGATAAAACTCTTTTAACTaaaaggttgagtcagtttgtgtttcAAGTTTTATCTTCAAAAATAGcatataggtgtattccccccatacacctattcgagaccctccggacctaccaatattatgtatattgtgTTCGAATTGTgcatttatgtgatttttttattagaaTTCTTTATAAAGCATTGGCCGATGTCACGTTTAAGTATAATTTTGACCAATTAATACAGATTTTAGTGTTTTAGAACAGATAGTACACGTCAAAGGGTCGAGAATGAAGAGAAACGAATCGAAGAATCAAGAAAACGGGTGAGAAATAAGTTGAAGccgaagaaaagaagaaaaatcgcCAAGTTTTTAAagctttgaagaagaagaatagtgatgGTCGTATGGGCTTCCAACTTTGAATCTCAGTGTTTTTTACtcagggtgtgtttactttggtagtaaaattttcatttgaaaatgatggataagaaaatgtgagataatattatttttttctccttttttttatcatgtttttactttgttagaaatagatggataaacaaattgaaatgttggaaaatattttcacaccctcccaataggataatattatccaacatttgtgagaaaatgagtgaaaaggggttgcccgaataaattttccagtctgaccggagaaaattatccatcataagaaacatgtgaaaatgatggaaaatatacttttttaacattttctatcaaagtaaacacaccctcaATTTGTATTGGATTTTTTCCCATGTCACTATATATAAGGCCTCTTGTAACCTTTTTCACTTTACACTTTATTATCTAagtctttgatttttttttttttttactttcttaatttttcaagtttttagagcttggacTATCTGCAGAATTGAAAATTGAAGTTCAAGTTGTTCATTTTGAATTTGCTtgagaattttatttatttattgttttcttcaattttgtttgtctttatttaattatgtgtaacaagtttatttttttttattctaggATTTGTATGTATTGGTTgaatttatatatgtttttgatttattgataccATATTGCATTCTAGTGTATGATTTATGAAACTTAGTGCTTATTTCTTGTGAGATACTTAATCAATATTTTATATGTCTAGTTGTTCAGTTTAACTGTTTAAGACCTAGCAGTGATAATTGTCCATCCGATTTTAAATgcatgatatgattttaatttgAGTTATAGCAGAGATATAGCTAttctttttgaatttttgagagTTAATATATTTTCTCGAGTTTTAATGGTGATggagaatttattaatctaataTATCATAAACTGctcgagagagagatgatgtgATTATTATTGTGATATTTCATCTAGGCtgattaaattagtaattagaTTAATAGCATGAATTTAGTTAAGTCATTACATTCCCTTGAAGATGCACTCTcccgtgcaaccggttgcactgCAACtgatttctgaatgacactacttcaacatacaaatgacacttaaaGATCttcaaatgtcatttgtatgttgaagtagtgtcattcgaaaatgttcaagtgtcattttccgaatgaagtagtgtcattctgaaAACTAATATTTATGTCCCTTGAATTAGTATTTCATCTCTGATTTTTGCTgagtttgttattttatttgattttgtttctttgtattttttattaattttctagctATAGAAAATTCCACCGAGTCTAGTATAGATAATAGTAAAATATCTAtgtcatactccctccgttccaataaacttgtcccatttcttttgggcacggagattaaggagtatTGAATTAGTGTTGTAAAGTAAGATGTCCCACATgtttaacaaaaaattaataagtaAATCTTAATTATTCTTATGTTTAACTCAAATAAGGTTGACTGACTTTTCTttaaattaaaagaactaaGGGCGGCAGACCTTCAAATTTAGTAGGCTGGCAGAATTCAAGGCTATTATACTTCAAATTAGAGAATAAATCTGAAATGAAAAAAGAAGAGGGAAAAGTAGAGTAAAATTCTGAAATTTTTCATTAAATTCACAGCTTTCAAAATTCCCACCAAAATTCACTGCCAAGTTCTATAAAATCTGCCATTCACTACACAAGGCTATTACACTTCAAAAACTGTGAAACTGTGGCAGCCTACTTTTTGCCACAATAAACCAttcaaaaacagaaaaaatggGGCGAAAAGATCTAACAACAGGCGAGAGAAACTCGATAAAGCAGTTTGTGCTTGAAGACAGCCATGGTGGGAAGCCAAAACGGGGCAGAATTCAGGCTGCTGCCGTCAAGTTCGGCGTTTGCCGTCAGAAGGTGACGCGACTATGGACTGCtgcaaaaaaacaacaaaatcaaGGTCAGCATATGCATTCAATCAGTGGCAAAATCAACAAACGAAGACGCAAGAGAGTTGAAATAGATCTTCAATTAATTTCAACATTGGAGCTAAGCAAAAGATCAACCATTCGGAGGCTAGCAAGTGGAATAAATTGCAGCAAGAGCACAGTTAGGCGATGGATTAGCAAGGGTTTGATCAGGGCTCATACTAATGCGATAAAACCCGACTTAACAGCCCCTCACAAGTTGCTACGTCTAAAGTTTTCTCTTGAAGCAATCGAGTATGATAGAATACTCAAGGTGCTTCAATTCAAGAGTATGCACAACACGGTGCATATCGATGAGAAATTATTTTACATAACCAAAGCAAATCACCGGTTTTATTTGACACCCGGAGAGGGCGAATATATGCAATATGTCGCCCAACAATAGCCGACGAGCACCGGCCACCAACAGAGGGGGAAAGTGGTGGCGGCGCCAGTCGAATGGGGCTGACGATTTTAGGGTTTTCTGGAGGATGGAAACGAGGCGGctaatagagagagagaaagagagccgAGTGTAGTAGGGTATAGTAGGAAAGGGATTTAATTaacaaagttaattaaaattgtgtttaattaatttttaatgagacccctaatttttactaaaaaggGAAAtaggacaagattattgggacaaatcaaaaagaaaagtgggacAAGTTTATTGGGAgagagggagtattactttgTATTTTCATTGTTTCAATCCCTTTGACTATGATACCCAATTTATTACTTTCGATCATAATTCACAAACACTAGTGAAatagaaaaccaagagaataaaaatataatcttCCAAAGTGTGAATGCATTTTTCCAAATGCTAAAAAACATAACACAATAAATTTATTAGAAATTGCATATATCCTTTGCAGTCAATTTAGAAGAATATATTGGTTTTCGCCGATTTCAATTTCTTTGATCTAGCCAAAAAAGGTCAAAACCAATAAAGTTCCACGGCCAAATTCTGAAATTACACGATGTCCTATTTGAATGGACCACCCCAAATTATATACCAACTCATATAACTACTTAATTGGCCCAAATAATTAGTCTATATACAATCCTTCTAAAAAAATTCTATGTTTAATGTGATTGAGATACAGCTACAATCAAGTTAATATAACCTGATTTTGATAACAAAATccgaaagaaagagtgagataTATAGCCCGGCCCGAATATAAACttcacttatatatataaaaaaaaatagaaaaggaaaATCGTCACACTTGAAAATAGTACACTTCGTTTAAGTTTTATTGGTACTATGCATGAATTATCTAAAAACATTCTAAGAAAGAACCCTAAAGAATAAAATTGCTAATGACACTCAAGAAGGGATTGCAGTCATCTTACAAAATTGTGctttctttgattgtaaatttatcgtAAAAAAAGAGGGTaaatttcttctttcttttccctcataaTTTACtacaaattaaatagaatttggcattccttattttcactcgAATGAGGGATAACATTTTCACACCAAAGGAGGATTGAGTAAGAgtgaaattctattttgtaggaaatgaagaaaaaaaaagaagaaatttaaagggtgattttttattacttatttttctttttcatcccttcttttctcataataaatttacaattaaaaagaacacactcaaaaagtgtAAATCAATATACCCATACATATTTACACAGAAGAAAAACACAAGGCTATAATAATTGTAGAGCAAAACTAGCTAATTACATGCGGTGCCATGTATGAGTAAGGTATTTTGTATCTTTTATTGCTTAAATCTTTAATCGGAATTAACTTTATTGCATGAATATGGATAATCTTTTATCGACGTTTGGAATTTGGATGTGTAAAAGTTAGTGTCACTGTCTTCTCCACAACACTGATAGCCAACGATTGAGTCTCTCCTGCAAGATTAAAAGCCAAAATAATATTACTATAATTTTCTCATAAAGTAATTCAAAATTGTCGGAGTTAAATAATTCGAGGTTATTTATCCGTTTGGTACcttattttattaatcaaaaGGATATGAGATAGTGTGcatgtgttggccaagcgatGAGTTAATGCCTGAGGTCATGAAAAGTCTCGGGTTCGAGTCATCTGtgatttttatatgttttcaatgtagctgttgaattaattgaattacaaactattatttattatattaattaattgttaaaaACAATGCATGAAAATAAACTGTAtggaatgctaaaaaaaatttgaTTCGAGCGCTCCAACCGCTGAATCCCCGTGCAAATATTTTCATACGCTATAGTTCAACAAATTCAACCCCCTCTAATGATAAATCCTGAATCCACCCTTGAATGTCACATCATTAACTAACTctatttttaactattttataatttattcaatATGCCACTATCTTATACTCCCTatgtttcactaatattgtccCATTATTTTTTGGtacaaataataagaaaattgtAGTTAGTGAATAAAATGACGTGGTGAAAGATATTTAAGGGTTATTTTAAGTGAGTTGGTGTATAAAGTTCTATGGGCCCACTGTTAATAACATCTTGAATGgttaatttttactaaaaaaggTATGAAACATTACTAATGGGACGTCTCAATACCCAATATAGTAGTAATTAAGACATTACTAATTTGATAGAGAGATAATTTAACTATTTATGGGCCTCATTATCGTAATTACtattttttcattatatatatatatatatataattttatttatttaaatttatgtatttatattttactttaataaagtcaatataattatattactaataaataaaaattactccatcaGTCCCATTTAATATAGTCACTTACTTTTCGGCACACAAATTAAGAAGAATAATgattaaaagataaaagtgatataAAATTATGGAGTCCACAACTTTTTGTGAAATAAAtgagttttcttttttggaaatGGCCATGTTAaatgggacagcccaaaatgaaaaaatgacCATGCTTAaatgagatggagggagtattccACCGTCAtaaaatgtatttaatttacCATTTTCGTCCGTTCTCATAAAATGTATTtaatctatttttggtaagttttgcATTCACAATAAAGTAGGATCTTTACTTCACTCACAACAAATTCcgttattttattaaaatctgtgtcatTTAAAAATGAATCCTTTTTACTAAGACGAATGAAGTAAtagaatataattaaaaaaattaatataacaaTATTAAAAGAACGATAAACAAAGACATAAAAAAACAAGTCCAGACAAGAATAACGGTAAACAAAggcagtaaaaaaaaatatagaaaaaaaatgaaaaacattaAAAGGCCGATCCACAAAAAGAAAGcgaaaaatgaaatgaaaaaacaaacaaaaagggcaacatttcaaaaattaatatatatatatatatatatatatatatatatatatatatatatatatatatatatatatatatatagggtgtggttctagagaaaactacattatttgtgagaatgggagaaccatcaaatctaatgcatccactgtaaaaattaatgcattcactgttaaaattaatgcactaaattttttttaaaaaaaatgctcccttcaggattcgaacccaggacctgcattcatccaacaagatgatgcatccaccgtagatcttgatgatcgaatggctgaaaatggttctccgatcttcttttatttatggttctttcttgaacctctccctatatatatatatatatatatatatatatatatatatatatattacattgaAAATGTGCACAGGTCATGCACATCACTCGCACGTGCAAGTGTGCACTGTGCGAGCATCGGGGCACCAACTACCTAAGTAGCAATTTCGTTATTCAATACATATGTTAGTTTTTTATGTGGGAAGAGAAACctctaaattattaaattttgagaactaaaatcaaaattaacaaGTAAATCCATGgctttattattgttattattattattattattattattattattattattattattattttgaaaagtACTAGTTTTTTGGTGTGAATGAAAATATGCTGGGaaaaatctaaaataataaattagtgtaatttttttaataaaaatatttaaaaatcgTATCACGATGAACTTAAACTCAAATGACCTTTAATTTTGGACATTAACCACATTACTGTCAGGCCATAAGTTGATGAAATATAGTGAATTCAAGTTATTCAACACAGGAGACCTATAAATCAAAATGGAAATTGCAATTCAATAAATTTagtgaaagatattatggactagattaggatatatttgatatattctaatactaaggaagacaagacaatttagaattgtcttcttcaCTTATAAATAAGGGAGTTTGGTCTTTCGAATTcatatacgaaaacattagcttagagcttTGGCTGGCAAAACACTAAGAGAGCACTAtagtttcaatcggagatttcctagctgtcgacgattgaatcgtgcacttggaatcgttcctgcatcgaatcgacatacacatggataccttagtagtggattcacggCAAGAATCGAGACGCCTACACAACGAGTAAGTTATTCCTTTCGTTGTGTGcctatctctacacatgatgcatttgtaaatctagatctaatccttgaatgtatattccgctgcgtatcattagatgatgtcaaggattaccaacagtggtatcagagcacgGGGCTGGATTTACAATTGTGATTGTGTTCTAATTGTTTATGGGTTAAGAATATGTGATTTTAGAAATCTGAAACTGAAAATTTGGGATTGAAATGTTCGAAACCATTTTCTGAAATTGGGTGAAAATTGCTGGGCAATTTTTGTATCACACTCGCCGGATCTGAGCCGACCGCCTTCTTGGACgaggcggcgacggtggctcGGGGCTCGCCGGTGTGCAGCGCCCGACCACCGGCCGCCAGCTGCATCGTGGCTTCAAGCCGACGCGCCGCTGCACCTCTTTAGCAGTCCCGCCATCTCGGGCTTGGAGTCCGAAAAATGGAGGGCGACTGTTGGTGGAGGTCTTGCGTGCTGGAGGCGGCGGATTCACGGCTGTGAACGGCGACGAGGAGCTTAGTGACGGTGAGGACGCGGGCAGGCGTCTGGAGACGTCGCCGCTTACCTCCGACGCGCCTTCGAGCCGCGACCGGCGTGGAGAACCCCGGCGTGGACGCGCGACGTCTATTGGCGTCGTCGATTCgcgcgcggcggcggcgggctgACGGGCGGCGTGGCGACGGGAAGGAGAAGAGGGCAACGACTGCTGCTGCAAACCCCATTTTCTAGCCCTAGCTGCTGAATTGGTTTTTGGGCCTATGGTATTGGGCCTTGGTCTGGGCCTGGGGCTGATGGGCTGCGAAAATTGTTTAATGAAAGGGGCTGGGcctttatttcatttaaatggCCCAGTTGGGCTGTAACAGccccttttaaaaaaaaaagcttttattaattttgaattaataattgaaccccaatttcagaattaattaatttattaattggattaataaatttaaattattgttattaattttgaattaataataatagaaataaatttatatt
The genomic region above belongs to Salvia miltiorrhiza cultivar Shanhuang (shh) chromosome 5, IMPLAD_Smil_shh, whole genome shotgun sequence and contains:
- the LOC131026119 gene encoding uncharacterized protein LOC131026119, which codes for MGRKDLTTGERNSIKQFVLEDSHGGKPKRGRIQAAAVKFGVCRQKVTRLWTAAKKQQNQGQHMHSISGKINKRRRKRVEIDLQLISTLELSKRSTIRRLASGINCSKSTVRRWISKGLIRAHTNAIKPDLTAPHKLLRLKFSLEAIEYDRILKVLQFKSMHNTVHIDEKLFYITKANHRFYLTPGEGEYMQYVAQQ